Part of the Bacteroidota bacterium genome is shown below.
AGACTCACGATTCTGATATAGATTTTTGGCAAATAGATTTGTATGAAGGATCCAATCTTTCAAATTACCATAATGTATTTCCGCAATTTTCTCAATTGGCAAATCCCCGCGTTTCAACTCGGTGTATAACCATTGATAAACTGACCTTAATCTATCCCGGCCTTCTTTGCCGAAATAAAAAAACTGATTAATACGACAAAATTCTGTCAATGACCTTTCGGTAGCATAATCAACCAGTTTACCGGCATCATCATCACTGAGGCTCCCAACTCGTTCAAAGGCCTGAACCACATCTTCACAAAACTTCATGTTTTGCGGAAAATCATCATGGAAGAAGTTTTTCCCTTGATTAAAGATTATTTGTTCATCGATTACTTTCTTAAAATCTTTCAAAGCCTGTTAAAGTTTAAATAAAAGCTACCACTTCACACTCCCGATGTCATTCACCATCAACCACTGCCCATTGGAATGACGCCATTCGCTCAGATACTCTCCCCTGAGCAATTCGCCCGACTCATTTAGCTTTATGATCCATGCTCCCTTCTCAACTGCAATGGAATCGCAGACACTCACCGACAACGTTTTCAATTCATTGAATGTAAACTGCGTTGTCTGGTATGCATAATACTCCCCAATTGTGGCAAGACCGCAGCCAACTGCTATCAGACAAGCATCTTTTCGATAAACAGTCAGCAAAGAATCTATCTTCCCTTCATTAAACCATCGTACAAAGTTCTGATTTTTTTCGACAATGGTTTGTTGTACATCACCGGCATTTTGTGCTTCAGTTTTGTGGCAAACAAAAACCAGCAACAGGCATACTGCTGCAATGGGCAGGGACAAAATTGCAATTTTTCTCATGGGTTTGGTTTTTAAGTTAAATAAATCCTTGGTAAAAGTCAGTAAACTCAAAAGCCAGGGATCCACAGAACGTTTATCATTACTATAAATGGCGGCATGTTTTACAATGGTCTCATCTTCCTGATAATCCAGCTCACGGAAAATAGTTTTCAGGGTAAAACTCCTGGGCATAACTTCACCGGATTCAATACGCTGAAGAGTCCTGACGCTAAGTTTGCATCTGCCTACAAGTTCTTCCTGAGTCAGACCTTTGGCCTTCCTCAACTTTGCAATCAATTGTCCAAGTTCCGGTTGATCCATTTTCTTTTGAATTTAATACAAGAATATACATTAACGTAAAGACTGTCAACGAACTTAGGGGGTCATTGGCACGAATTTAACGCGACATTAACCCGACATTATCCGTTTGTTTCATTGGGAAAAGCATTTAAGCCCCAGGTTACAGGTTGCAGGGTGCAGGGTGCATCCAGGTATTTATCATTCCCTATACTTTTTACAATTTATTCAACAATATAACATTTTTTTTATTGACATCAATCAAAAATCATTGTAAATTGTTAAGCCCATTATAACATAAACCCTAATAACGGATGAAACCACTTTTCACCCTTATCTTTCTATTGATTTTCCAGCAAATTTCTTTCTCCCAGGCCGATGAGACCGATTACCGAAAAATCAGGTTTAGTGAAAATAACAACCTTGTTTCTTCAGGAGTAGACATTTCTCCTGATGGGCAATTTGTTGTTCTCAGCGGAACGGGAGATTTTCCGCTTATCTTTTTCGACTGGAAATCGGAGCAATCTTTACAAACTGCCAATACCGATTCCTGGACTGCCGGTTCAGCAGTGCATTATACGCCTGAAGGGAAGTACATTATTCTTGAAAAGCTATACTACAATCCAGGAATCGCCAATTATGACAGACCCTCAGTTTACAATTTACTGGATGGTGAATCGGGAGAAATCCTGAAGAAATTCGAGGGATATAATATTGTAAAGGTAAGTTCGGCCCAAAGCATGATACTCACGATGGAGGGTAATGAAATAACGTTATGGGACTTAAAGGATTTTAAGTTACTAAAAACCTTAACATTGGAAGAGGAAGGATTTGCTGCCACCTTCTCCCCTGACGGGAAAACTCTACTGATAGCCCACAGCCCCAATGCAGAGGAACTCAAACAATCGGGCTCATTTGGAAAAGATAAAAAATCACTTAAAGCTACTTCCAGATATAAAAACCAGATTTCTTTATATAATTTGGAAACGCTGAAAAAGGAAGGATCAATCAATCACTTTTTTGATCTGGTATACGACATGAGTTTTTCTCCAGACCACAATGAACTATTTGTTTTGCAGATATCCCATCCTGACATCAATTCTGCTGCAAAAGGTGAAAAGCAGTGGAACATCAAAGTTGTAAATGCGAAAAACTGGGAACCTACCCGCAAAGGGTTCACCTCAAAATCAGCTCATCTCCCGGATTATGCGATAAGTCCCGATAAAAAATACTTTGGAATAATATCCGCCGGATCTGTCAATACTTATACATCGTTCCCGGAGCTTCATATCTATGATTATGAAACAGGAAGGTTTTACGAGCGCTTCACATTAAGTCAACGCATGTTTGAAAAAGACCAGGGAGAATTCCTTCGCACCGATGGCAGGGCCGCTTTTGTTTTCCTGCCAGGTAATGAAATTATTTTGATTACAATGGGAAACCGTTTAATTTACTGGAACTTCCACCAGAAATAAATTCAAATACCTTATGAAACGAAGCATAATCCTGTTTCTTATTTTGCTTATAACAGCCGGCAGTTACGCCGGTAAACGGCTAATAGAAGATAAAAATCAGGTAATTGAGGCTGCTAAAGCAGACATTGAAGCAGCCATGAAGGGACCGGATGGCTCATTGTATAAATGGGCTATGGAAAACAAAGCCAAAGGAACCTATCATCTCGATATTACAATTCATGAAAGAGGCAAAGTCGCAACAGTCTTTTGCTCAGGAAGCGAAAACGGTGAGATCCGTTTTCAGAATGAATTAAAGGATATTCTTATGAATTTCGAGTTTTCGTTTAAAACCCCAAAAGGGCGCGATTATAAATTCAGTTATTCTTTCACATTTAACTAAAATCCAAAACCAAGAACCATGAGAAAAACAGTATTATTAGTAATAGCTGCAGCACTTACCTGCGGTGTTTTCTCCCAGGAGGATATGGCCATAGTCTGGGAACAAAAAATGGGCCACAAGATCATCTATCACGGAACCGACCTTGGTAACACCGAAAGTGGATTCAGTTTCGTTGCATCGGATAAAGAACTCACAGTATTTCAAAACAAGGATGGTAAAACCATCTGGACCAAAGCATTCAAGGAAATTGCTCCCAACCTGAGAAAAATTGACGAGCTGCTCGCTTTCTGGGAATCAAACACTATCTTCCTTTTCGACAGGAAAATGGGAAGTGATCAAATCGCTTGTATAAATATGGACGATGGTTCATTACTTTGGACTTCCGATAAATACCAGAATTTGAGCGAAGACCTTGTGATGTATATTCCTGAGAAAGATGCATTTGTTTTATCCTTAAAGGACAAACTTGTATTTATCAAAGCCCGCACCGGTGAAGAAGTATGGAGCACTGCGCAATTTAAGGGAGCAGTAGGCCAATGGCTATATCTACCTGGTGAAGACGCCATCCTGATGGTTAACTTCAAACCTGGTTTTTTAGCTTCTCTGTTTACCGGATTCAAAAATCAGATCATGAAGGTAAATGCCGGCAATGGAGAAGTCCTCTGGGAAAGCACATATATCGGCCGGGCTGAGAGAAAGGCTGTTACACGTGACTTTGTATTTGATCTTGAAGTTGTTAACGACAAAGTCATTCTCCGCCTTAACGGCATCCAGGTATACGATCTGAAAACCGGTGCCAATATCTGGTCGGCAGCTTATGATTACACCGCCGACGGGCTTGTCAGAAAACCGCAAGGACAGGTCTTTGCTTTTGGCGTTTACGGAGCAGTAGCCGACCCGCTGATTGTGGGAGACGACTTCTATGTGATGGAAATGTCGGATAAAAAGAGCCAGTATTTGAAAAAATATGATGTTCATACAGGACAACTGATCTGGACATCACCCGAAATACCACAAGCCAAGGCAATACCCGGCATGTATCTTGTCGGCGATAAAATCATCCTGCAGATCGGTGGTAAAGTAGAAGTTCAATACCATCACAAATACAAATCCGGTGATTCATGGGTTGAAGTGGAGTTTGTAGGCTATGAGGATGTCAAACCCTACGGTGTTAAAGCATTTAACGTGAGTGATGGGAAAATGGCATGGGAATCGGAAAAATTTAAGAAAGGAATTACCAATGCCATCTATCTGGGCAATGAGTTCATTGTGTGCAGCGGTAAAGAGCTTCACTCCATTAATCCTGAAAATGGGGAAGACAAATTCGTTGTGCCTGTCAATAAAGGCGGAGTCGGCCTGGCATCCCTCATTCTGCCTTATAATGACGATATAGTTGTGGTTGGAGAGAAAGGTATTTCCAAATTTAAGGCTTCCAACGGAGACCTGGTGTGCAACGCAAAATACAAGACTTCAAGACTGGAGGCCAGAATTGGCGATATTCTTATCCTGAAAACCGATAAGGCAGATATCGCTTGTTTCGATCTTTCTGCAGGATGCAGCTTTGCGGAATTCAAAGCCAAAACCGGAGCAGCAACCACACTGACAAATGATGCCAGTCATGTTTATGTATATGAAGATAAAGTCGTTACCAAGGTAAAGGCCAAATAATCTTCGGTTAAGGCAATTAAAAAAACCTGTCCGTAACAATCTTCTGTAAACGGACAGGTTTTTTTATTGAATCATTCCCTGAAAGAAAAGAATGGCATTACCACTTATCAGGCAGCTTGCAACCTGACATTCATCATTCCTGGTAATCATTTAAAGCTATTTCAGCACCCCGAACAAACCCCTTATCAATTCCCTTGCCAACGTTCTTCCTACTTGCCTGACCATGGTGTTTTTCGCCAGGGTTTCCAGTGTTGAAGGCTGTGTGGTTTTTTGTCTCCTTCCGGGCTTCTCCCGGGGTTTCTCTTCATATTGCATTTGGGTCCTGGCCTTTTCTATTTTGCGGGAAAGCATTTCATAGGCTGATTCAGAGTCGATAGTATTCTCATATTTATCGGCGAGAAAAGAATTTTCAACGATCTCGTTTTGCTCTTCATCACCCAGAATATCCATTCTCGTCATGGGAGCTCTCATGTATGTTACAGCTAAAGGCGTTGGTCTGCCTTTTTCGTCCAGTGCAGTAACCAAAGCTTCACCTATACCCAGAGACGTCAATACTTCATCGGTAAGGTAATATTCCGATTCAGGATAGTTTTCGGCTGTTTGCCGGATCTCTTTTCGATCTTTGGCTGTAAAAGCCCTCAAGGCATGCTGAACCTTGAGTCCCAGTTGGCTAAGAACAGCATCAGGAACGTCAGTAGGGTTTTGTGTGCAAAAATAGATGCCAACACCTTTAGAGCGAATCAGTTTAATGATGGTTTCTATCTGGTCTATCAGCACCCGGGAAGTATTTTTGAAAACCAAATGAGCTTCATCAATAAAAATAACAAGTTCGGGTTTCAACGGGTCACCCCTTTCCGGGAATTTCTCGTAGACCTCTGCCAACAAACTCAACATAAAGGTAGTGAACATCTTCGGCTTGTCCTGCATATCAACAAGGCGGATGATGGATATATAACCGTTACCTTCTTTGTCTTTTCTAAGCAGGTCATTCACATCGAACGACGGCTCCCCGAAAAAACTCTCAGCCCCTTGCTGTTCCAGTTCAATGATCTTCCGCAATATCGTATTTACTGTGGCTGGAGAAACACTGCCATACTCCCTGGAAACAATCTCCTTCCCATCCTGGATGGCATATTGGAGTATTCTTTTAAAATCCTTGAGGTCGATCAGGGGCAGGTCATGATCATCGCAATATTTGAAGACCAGAGAAACAACACTTCCCTGTGTATCATTTAGTTCCAGAAGCTTCGAAATCAGAATGGGGCCAAATTCCGTCACCGTGGAGCGGAGTCTCACGCCTTTTTCTCCAGACAGGGTCATAAGCTCTACAGGCATTGCCTTCGCCGTATAGTTAAATCCCAGCCTTGCATGCCTTTCTTTGATAATTTCCTTCTCTTCCCCTGGCTTAGCGAGACCACTCATATCTCCCTTAATATCCATTAACAATACAGGAATCCCATTTTCAGATAATTGTTCTGAAATTACCTGTAGGGTCTTGGTTTTTCCCGTCCCGGTAGCCCCTGCGATCAAACCATGTCTGTTAAGGGTTTTCAGAGGAATTTTCACAAAAGCTTCAGATATGCATTCACCATTAAGCATAGCCGTACCGAGCAGAAAACTTTCTCCTTTAAAGGAATAACCTTCCTGAATGTTTGATTTAAAAGACTGTCGGATATCCATTTTTGTATTTAATTTATGTTTTCTTGAAGGGAGTAAAATTAACCAATAATCGAATGATCCGGCAATTTGCTTTAAATGACATTCTACTCCGCCTGTCAATTTAAAAGATTAAAATTTTCATCAGTCTCTGAAAGACTTTATGTTTTCCATACATTTGACTTCCAAAAAGCGGCAAGGATGAACATCCGTCATTTATTGAGAATTCTGGGTCCCGGGCTTCTCTACGCAGGAGCAGCAATCGGGGTTTCTCATTTAGTGCAGTCTACCCGGGCAGGAGCATCATATGGATTCAGCCTGGTTTGGGTTCTTATCCTCGTAAATGCTCTTAAATATCCCTTTTTTGAGTTCGGTACCCGTTATGCTGCCGTTACCGGTGAAAGCCTTATTGATGGATACCGCAAAATGGGAAAATGGGCAATCGTTGCTTTTGCTATCCTTACCTTATTAACGATGTTCGCAATTCAGGCAGCTGTTACTATAGTTACGGCAGGTTTGACAGGAAATATTCTCCATATCAATTTGAATCCGGGGTGGATAAGCGCCATTTTGCTGATCTCCACTGTTGTCATATTGATGATAGGCCGGTATAATCTGCTCGACAAACTGATTAAATTCGTTATCGTAATTCTTGCAATCTCTACCGTTTTCGCAGTTGCCGGAGCATTATCAAAAGGGGTTCATGCCGGCTCAAACTGGTCGGGAGAGTTTTCCTGGTATAACAGTACCGACATTTTCTTCCTTATTGCCTTTGTTGGCTGGATGCCGGCTCCCATTGATGTTGCCGTATGGTCTTCCCTATGGTCGGTTGCCAAACAACGCAATTTACATTATAAGCCTTCCTTGCGCGATTCTCTTCTCGATTTCAGGATAGGATATATCGGGACAGCAATCATGGCATGTTGCTTCCTTTCCCTTGGAGCACTTGTATTGCATGGTTCGGGTATCGAATTATCCTCCAATGGAACTGTTTTTGCCGGACAACTCATTGAAATGTATACTGAATCTATCGGCAAATGGGCATATTATATCATTGCCGCTGCAGCCCTAACAACCATGTTCAGCACAACCCTCACATGCATCGATGCTTATCCCCGCGTACTTATGCCTACTACGGAAATACTTTTTCCCCGCTTAACTTCTCAGATTGGAAACAGAAACTACTTTTACTGGTTCTGGATACTTATTCTTTCCACAGGAACGATAATAACCCTGCTCTTCTTCGCAACATCCATGCGGTTTATGGTCGACCTGGCGACTACACTCTCTTTTCTTACCGCCCCTGTTCTCGCGTTCATGAACTATCGCGTAGTAACAGCCAAATCAATGCCTCTTCAGGGCAGATTAAGCAAAGGATTAAAAATCTATGCGTGGATAGGGATTGTTTTCCTGACAGGATTTACGCTGTTTTATATTATTACCTATTTTGCTTCCTGACCCTGTATCATTGATAATCCAACAAAGTCCTGGATTGCAGAAAATCACGAAAATCCTCGGCCATTTCTTTGATCTTGTTTTCAAAGATGCACTGATCGAAAGGACATATTGGCTTTTCCAAGGGACAATGATGTGTGCTAAGTCTTCCTTCGATAACCTCATAAATATCCAAAAGCGTAATCTTATCCGCGGATTTCTTTAACAAAAAGCCACCATTGGGCCCGCGATTCGAGCTCACATAGCCCTCTTTCACCAAACGCTGGAATATTTTAGCTACATGATGTCTTGAACTATTGTTAACCTCTGCTATCTGATTAACACTTACTGATCCCTCAGACCTTGCAAGGATAATCATACCATGTATCGCTATAGATGCCGCTTCAGTTAAGGCTATGATCCGGGACATAATAATGGAATTGGTATTTGATTACCCAAATGTATGATCAAATTCCAATTAACAAACCATAAAAGCAAAGATTGTTTCAAAAAATGGATTATTTTTACTTAATAAAAATAGGTTGTAAATCCATTATTCACAAAAAGCCCTTAAAATGAAAAAGATCCTGGTACCCGTTGATTTTTCAGAAAACACCTGGAGTGTATGCCAGTACGCGCTATTACTCGCCGGCAATGAATCCACAGAAATCCGTTTATTTAATTCTTTTTTTGATCAGGTAATAGTAACCGATAGCAGTTTCCCGACAGGAATTGATACTGAAACTATGATCAACGAACAATTGCTGATGGATATCCGGCAGCGTTCGGAAAACGATATCCAACTTTTGCAATCGCGTCTCATTGACCAGGTCAGGTCGAAAGGGCTTAAAAACATTAAGGTGGTTTATACTCTGGAAGGTGGAGAACCGGAGTTTGAAATCCTGGATATGGAAAATGAATACAAACCCGACCTGATTGTTATGGGAACCCATGGCTCGGGAGAAAAAGGTTTCCTGGAAGGAAGTGTCTCAAAAAAAATTATGGATCATGCCAAAGCCCCGGTATTCGCTATTCCCGAATTAAAAGATAATCCCGTTATCGGCAGGGTACTGTATCTTTCGGAAATATCCGATGCGGATATTCCTGTGCTCGATAAAACCTTCAGTATCCTGAAGCATTATAATCCGGCTTTGTTTTTCCTGCATCTGCTAATCAGCAACGAAAGACAGGAAGCGCAGGAAAGGCTTAAACCCATCGAAAATCATTTTGCCGATAAAGAAAGGGAAGGAAACATAACCTACCATATTCTCCCGGAAAGCAATATTCAGGATGATATCGAAGCTTTTATCCGGGAACACGACATCTCTCTTGTCGCATTTATTCCTCATAAAAAAGGATTTTTCAAACGATTGTTCTATCAAGGCATAACCAAGAAAAATCTATTGCAGACCAATATGCCTCTTCTTGCCATAAGGGAAACATAAATAGTTTTATCTTTGAACCGCAGTTCCGATTATCTACGGCAAGGTATGAAACTATCCATTGTTATTGTCAATTATAACGTTAAACACTTTCTGGATCAGTGCCTGATGTCCGTGAAAAAAGCACTGATCGACCTGGATGCCGAAGTGTTCGTTGTTGACAACAATTCGGTTGACGGCTCCGTCAAAATGGTAAGGGAAAAGTATCCTGATGTTAAGCTCATTGCAAACACTGTTAATACAGGTTTTTCCAGAGCCAACAATCAGGCTATCAAACAGTCGGAAGGAGAATATGTCCTCCTCCTGAATCCCGACACCCTGGTGGAAGACGACACATTCAGGAAGGTAATTGAATTTATGGATAAGCATCCTGAAGCCGGAGGTCTTGGTGTGAAAATGATTGACGGCAAAGGGAACTTCCTGCCTGAATCCAAACGGGGATTACCCACCCCGGATGTAGCTTTTTACAAAATCTTCGGGCTTGCTAAATTGTTCCCTAAATCCAGGGTTTTCGGTAAATATCACCTGGGGTTCCTTGACAAGGATGAAATACATGAGGTAGATGTACTCTCGGGGGCATTCATGCTTCTTAGGAGATCGGCTCTCGATAAAACAGGGCTGCTGGATGAGGATTTTTTCATGTATGGAGAAGATATAGACTTATCATACAGGATCAGCCAGGCCGGATATAAAAATTTTTATTTCCCGGGAACAAGGATCATACATTACAAGGGCGAAAGCACAAAAAAGAGCAGTATCAATTACGTTCTGGTCTTTTACAGGGCAATGGTCATTTTTGCCCGAAAGCATTTCTCCCAGAGAAGAGCAAATCTTTTCTCTTTCCTGATCAATACGGCCATTTACCTCAGAGCATCAGCAGCCATCATGGCCCGATTCGTACAAAAAGCCTTTCTTCCCTTCATAGACATTCTTCTCATCTTCTCCGGTATCTATTTCATAAAATCCTACTGGGAACTTCAGGTTATTTTCCCTGATGGCGGGCAATATCCACCGGAATTCATCACTATCGTTGTACCGGCATATATACTCATCTGGCTTTTTTCCGTATTTCTCAGCGGAGGTTACGACCGTCCTGTCAGGCTGATAAAGATCTTTCAGGGAATAGCCATCGGAACGGTAATCATCCTCGTAGTTTACGCCCTCCTGAATGAATCATTCCGCTTCTCTAGGGCAATAATCATCCTTGGAGCCGTATGGGGGCTCTTCTCAATGATCCTGCTACGCCTCCTTCTGCATTTGCTAAATCCCGGATATTTCAGAATAGGTACAACTAAGAACAGGCGATTCCTGATTATTGGAGAAAAAGAAGAAGCAGAAAGAGTTGCCGACCTTCTCAGAAAAACCTATATCCTGCCTTCTTTTATAGGGTTGGTCCACCCTTCTTCAGGAAAACATAAAAACGATGTCTTCCTCGGAAGCCTCGACCAAATTGAAGATATAGTTTTTATTTACAATATTGACGAGCTGATCTTTTGCTCACGCGATATCTCCCACCGGGAAATCATAGATATCATGTCGGAACTGGGAGAAACCAATATTGAATTTAAAATAGCCCCGGAAGACAGCCTTTCCATCATCGGTTCCAACTCCATTAGTACTTCCGGAGACCTTTATACCATTGACATCAACGCTATTACCAACCGGGCTAACAGAAGAAATAAACGTTTTCTCGATATTTGCATTTCCCTTTTTGCCCTGCTGTTTTTCCCGCTATTTATTCCATT
Proteins encoded:
- a CDS encoding universal stress protein — translated: MKKILVPVDFSENTWSVCQYALLLAGNESTEIRLFNSFFDQVIVTDSSFPTGIDTETMINEQLLMDIRQRSENDIQLLQSRLIDQVRSKGLKNIKVVYTLEGGEPEFEILDMENEYKPDLIVMGTHGSGEKGFLEGSVSKKIMDHAKAPVFAIPELKDNPVIGRVLYLSEISDADIPVLDKTFSILKHYNPALFFLHLLISNERQEAQERLKPIENHFADKEREGNITYHILPESNIQDDIEAFIREHDISLVAFIPHKKGFFKRLFYQGITKKNLLQTNMPLLAIRET
- a CDS encoding helix-turn-helix domain-containing protein codes for the protein MDQPELGQLIAKLRKAKGLTQEELVGRCKLSVRTLQRIESGEVMPRSFTLKTIFRELDYQEDETIVKHAAIYSNDKRSVDPWLLSLLTFTKDLFNLKTKPMRKIAILSLPIAAVCLLLVFVCHKTEAQNAGDVQQTIVEKNQNFVRWFNEGKIDSLLTVYRKDACLIAVGCGLATIGEYYAYQTTQFTFNELKTLSVSVCDSIAVEKGAWIIKLNESGELLRGEYLSEWRHSNGQWLMVNDIGSVKW
- a CDS encoding PQQ-like beta-propeller repeat protein, which encodes MRKTVLLVIAAALTCGVFSQEDMAIVWEQKMGHKIIYHGTDLGNTESGFSFVASDKELTVFQNKDGKTIWTKAFKEIAPNLRKIDELLAFWESNTIFLFDRKMGSDQIACINMDDGSLLWTSDKYQNLSEDLVMYIPEKDAFVLSLKDKLVFIKARTGEEVWSTAQFKGAVGQWLYLPGEDAILMVNFKPGFLASLFTGFKNQIMKVNAGNGEVLWESTYIGRAERKAVTRDFVFDLEVVNDKVILRLNGIQVYDLKTGANIWSAAYDYTADGLVRKPQGQVFAFGVYGAVADPLIVGDDFYVMEMSDKKSQYLKKYDVHTGQLIWTSPEIPQAKAIPGMYLVGDKIILQIGGKVEVQYHHKYKSGDSWVEVEFVGYEDVKPYGVKAFNVSDGKMAWESEKFKKGITNAIYLGNEFIVCSGKELHSINPENGEDKFVVPVNKGGVGLASLILPYNDDIVVVGEKGISKFKASNGDLVCNAKYKTSRLEARIGDILILKTDKADIACFDLSAGCSFAEFKAKTGAATTLTNDASHVYVYEDKVVTKVKAK
- a CDS encoding DUF853 domain-containing protein, producing the protein MDIRQSFKSNIQEGYSFKGESFLLGTAMLNGECISEAFVKIPLKTLNRHGLIAGATGTGKTKTLQVISEQLSENGIPVLLMDIKGDMSGLAKPGEEKEIIKERHARLGFNYTAKAMPVELMTLSGEKGVRLRSTVTEFGPILISKLLELNDTQGSVVSLVFKYCDDHDLPLIDLKDFKRILQYAIQDGKEIVSREYGSVSPATVNTILRKIIELEQQGAESFFGEPSFDVNDLLRKDKEGNGYISIIRLVDMQDKPKMFTTFMLSLLAEVYEKFPERGDPLKPELVIFIDEAHLVFKNTSRVLIDQIETIIKLIRSKGVGIYFCTQNPTDVPDAVLSQLGLKVQHALRAFTAKDRKEIRQTAENYPESEYYLTDEVLTSLGIGEALVTALDEKGRPTPLAVTYMRAPMTRMDILGDEEQNEIVENSFLADKYENTIDSESAYEMLSRKIEKARTQMQYEEKPREKPGRRQKTTQPSTLETLAKNTMVRQVGRTLARELIRGLFGVLK
- a CDS encoding glycosyltransferase family 2 protein, translated to MKLSIVIVNYNVKHFLDQCLMSVKKALIDLDAEVFVVDNNSVDGSVKMVREKYPDVKLIANTVNTGFSRANNQAIKQSEGEYVLLLNPDTLVEDDTFRKVIEFMDKHPEAGGLGVKMIDGKGNFLPESKRGLPTPDVAFYKIFGLAKLFPKSRVFGKYHLGFLDKDEIHEVDVLSGAFMLLRRSALDKTGLLDEDFFMYGEDIDLSYRISQAGYKNFYFPGTRIIHYKGESTKKSSINYVLVFYRAMVIFARKHFSQRRANLFSFLINTAIYLRASAAIMARFVQKAFLPFIDILLIFSGIYFIKSYWELQVIFPDGGQYPPEFITIVVPAYILIWLFSVFLSGGYDRPVRLIKIFQGIAIGTVIILVVYALLNESFRFSRAIIILGAVWGLFSMILLRLLLHLLNPGYFRIGTTKNRRFLIIGEKEEAERVADLLRKTYILPSFIGLVHPSSGKHKNDVFLGSLDQIEDIVFIYNIDELIFCSRDISHREIIDIMSELGETNIEFKIAPEDSLSIIGSNSISTSGDLYTIDINAITNRANRRNKRFLDICISLFALLFFPLFIPFVKNIPGLLRNIFLVFIGNRSWVGYNSFKNSVHVSLPPIRKGILTPTDAFRKKILPAETIQWLNLIYARDYRINTDLNIILKGMKEMGRRRTDI
- a CDS encoding Rrf2 family transcriptional regulator; amino-acid sequence: MSRIIALTEAASIAIHGMIILARSEGSVSVNQIAEVNNSSRHHVAKIFQRLVKEGYVSSNRGPNGGFLLKKSADKITLLDIYEVIEGRLSTHHCPLEKPICPFDQCIFENKIKEMAEDFRDFLQSRTLLDYQ
- a CDS encoding Nramp family divalent metal transporter, which translates into the protein MNIRHLLRILGPGLLYAGAAIGVSHLVQSTRAGASYGFSLVWVLILVNALKYPFFEFGTRYAAVTGESLIDGYRKMGKWAIVAFAILTLLTMFAIQAAVTIVTAGLTGNILHINLNPGWISAILLISTVVILMIGRYNLLDKLIKFVIVILAISTVFAVAGALSKGVHAGSNWSGEFSWYNSTDIFFLIAFVGWMPAPIDVAVWSSLWSVAKQRNLHYKPSLRDSLLDFRIGYIGTAIMACCFLSLGALVLHGSGIELSSNGTVFAGQLIEMYTESIGKWAYYIIAAAALTTMFSTTLTCIDAYPRVLMPTTEILFPRLTSQIGNRNYFYWFWILILSTGTIITLLFFATSMRFMVDLATTLSFLTAPVLAFMNYRVVTAKSMPLQGRLSKGLKIYAWIGIVFLTGFTLFYIITYFAS